The sequence ATTCCTGACACATTTCATTTGAGTTAGTCAAACTTTCttaaagactagggggtaaatgtattaatttgcaaTTTCTGCAACTCACCGATATTCTGCGACTttaacagctaaatttaaaacagcaatgaatTTAAGGGCAAAACTTGCCGTtctaaatttagctgtcaaagttgtCAAATATCAACGAGTTGCTGAAAatgcagattaatacatttacccccaagtcttgcacataaaacaaatgaataaaaacatggaAACACGCTGAACCCACAGTATAAATTTGCACAGATGTTTAGGTGGTTTCACCTGATATCTGGAAGACACATTGGGGTTGATGCAGTTTGCGCATTGTAAGATGTGTGAAATCTCTgtgcccagaaagtgggcgcaCACATATTCTCCCATGTAGATTTGTATGATTCTGACACTTATGCCGGCCTGTGCATGGAGAGGCGGGGTGGGGTTCTAAGGCCAAGCACAGTAAAGAGGGGTGATCACGCAATTGCAAACATGTGCAGATTGGGAAAAAGACGCATACATGCCTGTTATATaggttttttaaagttttattgatgcctatgaGACAAGGGGTAATTTTAACAAattgtgggtttaaaaaaagtggagatgttggctatagcaaccattcagattctagctgtcattttgtagaatgtactgaataaatgacagctagaatctgattggatgctatagacaacatctccactttttcaaacccgcagccagATAAATTTATCCTCATGTGTTTTTTGCACATGAAACAAATGAATAAGAACATGGGAGTGAGCGAGATATAAGTGTCTGTAACATGTGTCCATCAGCTAGaggcatatgctactggtgctggCCTGCttgcatatgggtgtaaatatattattttcggTACAGTTTATGTCATTGATTGAACATTATTCAGaatattgaatattattttacaaatgtttaaggtttattaatcaattcatttCATTGTATTTATCTGCATTGGTGATTATTTGATCTTTACACTGCTTTCCTATCTATTTtctttgtagattatttttacaTGCTGCTTTTATGAGTGTAAATTACACCGTTTTCATGCCTCGGGTCCACTGTTTAGTTTATGTCCATTCTTAATCCCCACTGCGTATTTACATAGTAATTAATGACCACAGCGCTTGggctgttttgtacatttaattGCATTATTTTTCTTCTATTATTATGACACATGAGACTGGCAGGTTTGGGAATTAAAGTCATATCGTTTGCAATAACCAATAATGAATGTGCAGGTCTCACCTCACCCACACAGGCTGTGTGACACATCATGAGGACAcctgacagacacagacacagacacaccctcccacctcactctctcacacacacagcatgAGGACATGTGACCCTCCCACCTCACTCTCTCACACACGCAGCATGAGGACACGTGACCCTCCCGGAAGCGGAAGTGAGGAGAGGAGTGCGGcggagggaggaaggaggaacTAGTAGGTGAGTCCTTATGTTGTTCCCAGGTGGTCCCAGCAGGTGGGTCACACTATATACTGCACCATTATCATCGTATGTACTATAACCAGGAGACACGTGTATAGTGTATGTCTGATGTATCCAGACAGTAAGAGGGAGCAGAGCTCTGTGATGTGACCACACGACGGGTTGTGttattgaaagccagaaatatgaCTTCAGTGTAGAATCATTACATATTTCTGTGGAGAAGTTGTGTTAGGCTAGGGGTAGGTTTGAGTTATGTATCTTCGTATGCGGTGCGAATGTCTTTACACAGATTATTTCATGACACTACTTCCcctgtttattaaaatattataatctTGTCAGTGCTGAGTGTAGGACATTGGCAAAGTAAGTGATCCAAATCATAAGGTGCTGGTTTTGGGTTTCCAAGTGTAATCACTACCACCCTAATTTGTTATGTTGGTCAGTTGATTTGTTACCATGTCACAGCTCTGCTGTCACTGGATGCTGCCATGTTTCTACTGAAGTCCATCTCAAACTACTAGACTGTATTTACCCACAAACTGCAAATTTGCAATAACCAATCATAATCGCCAATGTATTTAATTTACTCTTGATTAATCAACTATGATTGTTTACTATGTGTAACTGCATATTTGcccttttttaataaatgactcCCATCCACTTAGATTTGGAAGTGGGTGGTTGTGAGTGGTCAATTGTACTATTGCAGATTGTGTAACCTATCTTGTTTGTTTACttagtgtttttaaaatgtacaattaTGACATGGAGTTTACTTTACTCTCAAGATGTATAGTACAGTACTGTCCTCTTTCAGAGTGAACAGTATGTAAGATCCTAGTTTGCAAAGAGattatttttgatatttataaaaaaaaaatcaccattttCAAAAGAATGACATTCATGCATGTGTTTGGCAAGTGAGTCTTAACTTGTCCTTAAATATGCATGGCCATTCTAGTGCATGACATTTAATTGTGTTTTTATAGATATTTAGTAGTTTTCTTTGTCATTACAGCTCTCACCTCTCAGAATGCCATTTCGATGATACATTATGTTGGTCACTGCATATTTGGTTCTCGTTGGGCTTCTGGCTTTATGGGCAGTATTGGAGTTTTCTGCTTGCCATTCTAAATCTCCATCCACCAACGGTGCGGTAGGCAACCCTGCTTTCAGACGTTTTCAACATGACTTCTTCAGAGCTTATTTTCCTGCGCTGGCTGCAGACTGGTTACAAGGACCCTACCTGTACAAACTGTACCAGCATTACCACTTCCTGGAGGGGCAGATTGCAATCATTTATGTATGTGGCTTTGGGGCCAGTGTGTTGTCGGGTTTGGTGAGTGCTCCCCTGACAGGACGACTAGGTCGCAGGAAATCGTGCATACTGTTCTGCCTTCTTCTAGCTGGATGCTACCTGTGCAAACTGTCTCAGGACTACTTTGTTCTTCTGACTGGGCGTGTGCTTGGAGGATTCTCAACTTCCCTTTTGTTTGCTTCATTTGAATCGTGGTATGCTCATGAACATTCCGAACATCATGATTTCCCCACAGAATGGCTCCCTGACACCTTCTCGCAAGTTGCTTCCTGGAATGGTGGCATTGCTATTGTAGCAGGAGTAACTGCAAATGTATGTGCAGAGTGGCTGGGGCTGGGGCCTGCTTCACCCTCTGTGCTAGCAGTGCCACTGCTAGGTCTGTCTGTAGCTCTTATGATCTGGGAGTGGGATGAGAGCCATGGACAGAGCAGCAGCATTACTCGGAGTTGTGGTGATGGACTAAGATGCCTTCTGAGGGACCGCCGAGTATTACTCTTAGGCGCCATACAAGCATTATTTGAgagtgttgtttttatatttatcttcCTCTGGACTCCAGTACTGGATCCTCACAATACACCTCTTGGTATTGCCTTCTCCAGCTTTATGGCAGCCAGTGCGGCAGGTTCATCACTCTACCGTCTTGCTACTTCAAAGAAATATCATTTGCAGCCCATGCACATACTGTGCCTGTCGGTACTCATGGTTTTCTTTTCCCTCTTCATGTTAACTTTCTCCACCGGGCCAGGACAGGAGCGTCCAACCGAGTCATTTCTCGCATTCCTTCTCATTGAACTGGCTTGTGGCCTGTACTTCCCATCTATGAATTTTTTAAGGCATAGACTAATCCCAGAAAAAGAACAAACAGGGGTGTTGAATTGGTTCAGAGTGCCCCTGAACCTTCTTGCTGGACTAGGTCTTCTTGTTCTCCATGACAGTGACTACCTTAGTGGTACTAGGAACATGTTCAGTTTGTGCGCTGTCACAATGCTGCTTGCACTTCTCAGTGTGGTCAGCCTCTTCTCATTGGTAAGGAATGACCCTGATCTACGGATACCAAGTTCAGAAATTGAGCCCAGCGGTTCTGAACTATAAATATACTACTATTTAGGTAGATGCTGCGATGACTGACACAACCAAAGTTGAGACGGGTGCTTATATTATAAACCAATGAACAGAGGATTAATTGGGTTGAGACTGAGAGTTTATCTCTTTATGAACTTATGATATATGATGACCAGTACTCTATAATTTTTACCATTCCAAATGGAAGCATGTCTTGTCGGTTTATATGCACTCTCATTTCCAGCCCAAAAGCAGTGGTGAACATTTTTAGCCTCTGTAAGCAAGAAATTTGGTTAGTGGAATGGGTACTAAATAGCGACTGCAGCAGAGTCGCTAACATTTGTTACAAGATATTAAAAACCTGTGCTAAGAGCACTTATAATGTATCAGCAGCTGTCATTCTTGTGTATGTGTTTAATGCCTATACTGTGTGGCACCGTAACAAAATTTCATTGCAGAGTTCCATATCATTCTATAAAGATAGATATTCTACAGGTGTGCAACACTGTTAAATTGAAGCGTTTTTGATAACAGGATCTCATTGTGTCCTAGTTTTTATGTAAACTCTTATATTGTCAAAGATAAACTTCATAAGGAAAACAAATATGGGGTTAAAACAAAATTTcgtttttttaatgcaaaataagTAGCCATGGTTAATTGTATGGTGTATTTTGGACATGGACTACTTAATAAATTCTGTCCCAAACATATACTAGATATAAGGGTCCCGTTTGGAACTCTTGTAATGTGAATTGGAGAGCTGTTTCTGAACTCTGCAGGGCTAAGTCCGTACATACCTTTTTTAATAAAGCTCTCTTGAAGCGCTATAGTTGGTTTACGGTATGCTCCTTCACAGCAGGCAAAACAAGCACAAATCCTAGTAAACTGGCTCTCTTATTCTAGGTAATGTGGAGTTACCCATTTCATATATGTATGGTGCAAGAATCAGTAAGGCTTGTCAAAAAATGGGCAACCTATTTAAATGTAAAGGTAGACAATGTGAACATTTAGGCTTAGTACCACcttgaaaataattttgtcttAAAATGCCACATACATTCCATATAGTCATAAGAGTTGCCAGTTCAACGTGGTTTCTATCAGCCTTCAAGCTTATGTAAGAAGATATTgtacataaatacacattttaccaGTAAAGGGGGTAGCAGTAAAGTTAAAAGGTTAGAAACCCCTTTTGATAGTCTGAAAGAATGTATTGAAATATTTGTTGACTGTTAACACCTTATCCCAGCATCCTTAAGGGCTTTTgtttgggtacacactatagtgttttcagccaattatcgggccaagcAAAAGATAAATGACCGATaccacagtagtgtgtaccctgcaacaaCGAGCGATTATCGTTTCAAAGTCCATCGTATCACTGAACGagattttaaactgaactaaaaatctcgttcaatgattgAAGGATGCCGTtcctattctgcagtgtgtctgcactcaagACCGCAGTGTCCATAAATCTCTATGGGGTAaggagtcaggatcttttcagccgatggtaatgacagatgaagagcacaaatctgaaggcAAATCGTGTAAAACTTGTGTGTACACAGAAATCGGCacgctgattgggacttttttcttcttttttttagtctcttgtaaaattgctaaaaatattgcttcgttagaattttcctgtagtgggtacccagccttagactcaACATGTTTCTGCACTGCAAATGAATGTTAATAGAAGGGTCATTGATACGGTTTAGTTTTCCTTTTTTAAAGAGAACGTGTCACCTTTTTGATATATGGCCCTTTTCATATAGTGTGTCCTATGTTTACCAAGGAgatagaaaaaaaagtgttttttaactATTCGTTAGGGGTAAAACCATACGTAATCTCACAACATGATCACCTGAGCTGGCACATAGGTTTTTAACTTACATTTGACTAAGGTCAGACCACCTTTTAGTGACCAGTCTTAATCTCTTAGTTGAGTAAATGTTCCCAGTTCTGAAGTGGACGTGAATAGAACTACCTCTAGCTAATGTGCTCATCAAAACGATCCGTGTATTTCTTGTATAGAGGAAGGGGGACCCAGTTCTATAGTTGTTGTTTTTCAGGAATGGTTTGGTGTCTGTTTATACATTATAATTAGGCTTTACTCATAGCATGATGCTAATTAGATTTTTAAAATGACAAGGCTGGTACACTTTAACTATTTTCATGCCAGCTAATGTAATTCTTATTGTAGCAAACTATGCCCAGATAAATATGTATCTTtctttaatgtaaaaaaacaaatatattgtacAGACATTAAAAACAAGGACAGCCTTGTCTTCCATGCTCCTGTGTGCAGCTTGATGAAATAATATGTCTATGGCTGTTttgtaaagataaataaaatgtccAAAGAAATAATATCCATCTGGATGTAGCCTTTAGCAGCAGCTGGTACAAACATGGTGTCATGTGAATTTGTACATCGAGTTGCGAAGGCTCGTTTATGTAAAGTATCAAAGCCTCCACCATCGCTTGTTCAGGAAAGCTTTAAAGGTAAGAA is a genomic window of Mixophyes fleayi isolate aMixFle1 chromosome 2, aMixFle1.hap1, whole genome shotgun sequence containing:
- the SLC61A1 gene encoding molybdate-anion transporter translates to MLVTAYLVLVGLLALWAVLEFSACHSKSPSTNGAVGNPAFRRFQHDFFRAYFPALAADWLQGPYLYKLYQHYHFLEGQIAIIYVCGFGASVLSGLVSAPLTGRLGRRKSCILFCLLLAGCYLCKLSQDYFVLLTGRVLGGFSTSLLFASFESWYAHEHSEHHDFPTEWLPDTFSQVASWNGGIAIVAGVTANVCAEWLGLGPASPSVLAVPLLGLSVALMIWEWDESHGQSSSITRSCGDGLRCLLRDRRVLLLGAIQALFESVVFIFIFLWTPVLDPHNTPLGIAFSSFMAASAAGSSLYRLATSKKYHLQPMHILCLSVLMVFFSLFMLTFSTGPGQERPTESFLAFLLIELACGLYFPSMNFLRHRLIPEKEQTGVLNWFRVPLNLLAGLGLLVLHDSDYLSGTRNMFSLCAVTMLLALLSVVSLFSLVRNDPDLRIPSSEIEPSGSEL